One window from the genome of Podospora pseudocomata strain CBS 415.72m chromosome 6, whole genome shotgun sequence encodes:
- a CDS encoding hypothetical protein (EggNog:ENOG503P1XX; COG:G; CAZy:AA9), with product MKSILALTTALLATTGVQAHYIFQQFTSGGTKHAAWKYVRKNSNPAWLQNGPVTDLSSTDLRCNVGGQVSNGTETVTMKAGDEFTFTLDTAVYHAGPVSLYMSKAPGLVKDYDGSGQWFKIYDWGPSGNSWPMRISYTSNIPRCIPDGEYLLRIQQLGLHNPGAPPQFYISCAQVKVTNGGSTNPSPTALIPGAFKSTDPGYNVNVSLYC from the exons ATGAAGTCCATCCTTGCGCTTACTACAGCCTTGCTGGCCACCACCGGCGTGCAGGCTCACTACATCTTCCAACAATTCACCTCCGGCGGCACCAAGCACGCCGCCTGGAAGTACGTCCGCAAAAACTCCAACCCAGCCTGGCTCCAAAACGGCCCTGTCACAGACCTCTCCTCGACCGATCTCCGGTGCAATGTCGGAGGGCAGGTGAGCAACGGGACCGAGACTGTGACCATGAAGGCGGGGGATGAGTTCACTTTCACGCTCGACACGGCGGTCTACCACGCCGGACCGGTGTCGTTGTACATGAGCAAGGCGCCGGGCTTGGTCAAAGATTATGACGGGAGTGGGCAGTGGTTCAAGATTTATGATTGGGGACCGAGTGGGAATTCTTGGCCGATGAGGA TTTCGTACACTTCGAATATCCCAAGATGCATCCCCGACGGGGAGtacctcctccgcatccAGCAGCTCGGTCTTCACAACCCGGGAGCGCCGCCGCAGTTTTACATTAGCTGTGCGCAGGTCAAGGTCACGAATGGGGGGAGTACCAACCCGAGTCCCACGGCGTTGATTCCAGGGGCGTTCAAGAGTACTGATCCGGGGTATAATGTTAACGTGAGTCTTTATTGCTGA
- a CDS encoding hypothetical protein (EggNog:ENOG503Q4SM), with translation MLGLRKTFAGKRLRKRSSASSFVSDTIDEEPAETSNRSAMDTIRAGLQESVSGLTVKSKPLDAPMTVKVTPISDGEHSDSERTASLADETFSATSTVAQSQLSTVTVQLTRVLETSKEIRKRIYKFGDYTETYFKHVDIESYLAYISDERLIHMPRRGSDWDRVLKSAQFFGLQLWGLGANVGDFCFGAHQASITALGSTQILLEIGHQQAQALVPTFEALYELAILITNVSHIQDIFYASQEVKESLAHLYCDLVDLVGRISILYREKISSLGQNTHKSVVINFETEFGQHVAGIWRRRDSIIAKMWSLKLGNRTHSLGVDAVRRRLQNDRSATGAFYDQVSENVKRAEDTCEWVKTPLVNFLRGKEKALTITGEAGSGKTVLAGWMKERLQRPLDHTQYTTLTYSFPYDYPSRCTVLAFLKSILFQLLEKNVGNVGLYERLTSAFESYDQHRSSSKLETSLWAALESGLRSLDDRRTNVVVVVDGFQDVTGSISPLEFHGKLRTCVAKYRNVRIITLSRAISHLSEGCAHFTITSQHLHGDIKRYLRQSFSKFPGFTQLSPEVKERTVHDLTQKAKASFLWAYIAVRLLAKDAPTQSPDAFVKAAQGINGTLDELVKKIVSKISLKHETTQTLLSFVLAADRPLGVNELGELLRIETKTCQLGGPIDVVARIRSTCGDIVVIQNGSVHFKSKSIRSYMQTLLDGKVLPSVRDAHRNLTLALLLYSKLSLTDSSEPSFEGLDDGFVDGYFESHSLLYYAVRHWQAHFRASSLYADGELVLGKDFVEYFPTSCHFGLLERSAYLYGEPVSVHVKHHEFSLRVQEACFGERHISVLQTFIILGNIHVEASDALAGAKFFYRAASLGKVILSTSSSVVVTCTHYFLKYTETITITERTEIVTWREEMIILMIQICKGKHGATSDTVIRWLEVLAKLYIDIKDTTRTRVIQKEIWEIYIGRFGKNHPKTRELAEYIGGLEIEFKGQVKEKEISSYVGWYLETADGFRVDDHRCISILIQLAFFYESQEEWFWAERTYITLWRRITQLCRVHTTIELHISKLEIAIKYVKFLRRIGRYEEASNILICLWVEYEHHKFEELAIIVLLKEIGVLFKACGLLQIAISVFGKVWGWFKGKGKCDHKDAHETTILITEVVEEIAETTTTTKTTTTTTTEVTETIIREVFVAHYERCKGGKVDEAFFKSCLALINLYIKIGHWSKAEVIITQSLEITWKAILTAEVTIKLSERFVTECILVARRLAVCYHRQYLFEKAEAIYLRIFRACLISLQMEDVRTEESLAVLICFYEEHHRHEKIIELFIEILAKYRKHLGHTHRLTIKIMYSLAAHYMLLGRKEGYDIYIEIVAILNKGRKHCHHDAIKAAVILIHFYKERQRWAELQQICCVLWETIIHCHKEIRFEQETLILVYEAYTHVLEFHAKVEWSILYEISVKFREVVTVCFGTEAYIIITAMIALAKVCEKNHKHHHEAVTIYEEVITRIKTTKTTTVTETETTVTTVKKRLSKVYVTIITSGGATTTTTLDRAIELCYEAYLHLKLTLGCWHQETLLKLKDVIVLYLRLGGEKSHVRIVELLQIAFVEIISEKECKSADLYYAAVTLSSIFVTAEIVQHGFKLVRQLRHLAIFGRYEFEGSVEIVVKYNKTISKTALVFLLAFQHSLTDNNALTFTELMAMALCEITLYEAYKRETESKTSRTTFVLDYGAKLRAFWIEQKQEHMCAVLDQRLFHIFKTKFGGFITTHDDFTRIYYLAVLAYLQQDLKKIDFNAVACKAGNDKVASLLKGGEWKKALEVARCTFYFAHRQGYYSDLTRVHYAYKLAEYMAGIDVPRPNDAKLWEEYLRLSREMTKEAFAILKDKNIELIRLKYEDISGIVRLLGSQQNFVELESLLLKLWKSREVQKNWNAERVLAVGKMLVHAHVAAKHVPAAIDLCETMCYNLRRSRGVLDPVTVEMQRMLAELYTTNQRVDRCMTIHEQILREIEAALRDYDQDESRPVRLYSQPTCGQPYLEGKKAQVGGATCGQPYVEKKQQPQLCGQPSLQPETLAKTATWQLELLRRAYYRQGGFIKDEHEQEFAALCELLQQRLLKAAGDSNKDVCVLKAPKPETWARERKEGKQDDLIGVYVGPREKDWRLDGDSFAKYFGGGEQEGGSVEMKGGKRWSGVDHVNVARRSWWLF, from the exons ATGTTGGGGTTGAGAAAAACATTTGCAG GCAAAAGACTTCGGAAGCGCAGCTCAGCATCATCTTTTGTTTCCGACACCATTGACGAAGAACCAGCAGAGACTTCGAACCGCTCAGCCATGGACACCATTCGCGCCGGACTCCAAGAGTCCGTCAGTGGACTCACAGTCAAGAGCAAGCCTCTCGATGCTCCTATGACTGTGAAAGTCACACCGATCTCGGACGGCGAGCACAGCGATTCGGAGAGAACTGCCTCCCTCGCCGACGAGACATTTTCCGCGACCTCAACCGTCGCCCAGAGTCAACTGTCTACCGTCACCGTACAGTTGACTCGCGTTCTCGAGACCAGCAAAGAGATCCGGAAACGCATTTACAAGTTTGGTGATTACACTGAGACTTACTTCAAGCATGTCGATATCGAGTCCTATCTCGCGTACATCTCCGATGAGCGTCTCATCCACATGCCCCGTCGGGGTAGTGATTGGGACCGCGTTCTCAAATCCGCTCAGTTCTTTGGGCTTCAACTCTGGGGCCTCGGAGCCAATGTCGGAGACTTCTGCTTTGGAGCTCATCAGGCTTCCATCACCGCTTTGGGAAGCACTCAGATTCTTCTCGAG ATCGGACATCAGCAGGCTCAGGCCCTTGTGCCAACCTTTGAGGCACTTTACGAGCTCGCCATCCTGATAACCAATGTCAGCCATATTCAAGATATCTTCTATGCCTCTCAGGAGGTTAAGGAGAGCCTTGCTCATCTGTACTGTGATCTCGTTGACCTGGTTGGACGGATCTCGATCCTTTACAGAGAAAAGATCAGCAGCCTTGGACAGAACACTCACAAGTCTGTCGTTATCAACTTTGAGACGGAATTTGGCCAGCACGTGGCTGGcatctggaggaggagggattcCATCATTGCCAAGATGTGGTCGCTGAAGTTGGGCAACAGGACTCACAGtcttggtgtcgatgctgttCGCAGGCGGCTTCAGAACGATCGGTCTGCCACAGGGGCCTTTTACGACCAAGTGTCTGAGAATGTCAAGCGGGCCGAAGACACATGTGAATGGGTCAAAACACCTCTTGTCAACTTTCTCAGGGGCAAGGAGAAGGCTTTGACTATTACTGGTGAGGCTGGATCGGGCAAGACAGTTCTTGCCGGTTGGATGAAGGAGCGTCTTCAAAGACCCTTGGATCACACACAGTACACTACGCTTACCTACAGCTTCC CCTATGACTACCCTTCCAGGTGCACAGTTCTTGCTTTCCTCAAGAGCATCCtcttccagcttcttgaGAAGAACGTGGGCAATGTCGGGCTGTACGAGCGGCTGACGAGCGCTTTTGAGTCGTATGACCAGCACCGCAGCTCTTCCAAGCTCGAGACTTCTCTCTGGGCCGCCCTGGAATCGGGTCTGCGGTCACTTGACGATCGTCGCACCAACGTGGTCGTCGTGGTCGACGGTTTCCAGGATGTCACTGGCAGTATCAGCCCGCTTGAGTTCCATGGCAAACTCAGGACTTGCGTTGCCAAGTACAGGAACGTCCGCATCATTACTTTGTCGCGTGCCATCTCACATCTGAGCGAGGGATGCGCTCatttcaccatcacctctcaGCACCTCCATGGTGACATCAAGCGCTACCTCCGCCAGTCTTTCTCCAAGTTTCCCGGCTTCACTCAGCTGAGTCCTGAGGTTAAGGAGAGAACCGTCCACGACTTGACacagaaggccaaggcttCGTTCTTGTGGGCTTACATTGCCGTGCGGCTGCTTGCCAAGGATGCGCCAACACAGTCTCCTGACGCCTTTGTCAAGGCCGCCCAAGGCATCAACGGCACGTTGGACGAGCTCGTCAAGAAGATTGTGTCAAAGATCTCCCTCAAGCATGAGACCACACAGACATTGTTGTCGTTTGTTCTTGCTGCCGATAGACCCCTCGGCGTGAATGAGTTGGGCGAGCTCTTGCGCATTGAGACCAAGACCTGTCAGCTTGGAGGCCCCATCGATGTCGTGGCACGCATCAGGTCAACCTGCGGAGACATTGTCGTTATCCAAAACGGCAGTGTTCACTTCAAGAGCAAGTCCATCCGCTCCTACATGCAGACCCTGTTGGATGGCAAGGTGCTGCCCTCAGTTCGAGATGCTCATCGGAACCTGACCTTGGCATTACTCTTGTACTCGAAGCTCAGCCTTACCGATAGCTCAGAGCCCTCTTTTGAAGGCCTTGATGATGGATTTGTGGACGGGTACTTTGAGTCACACTCCCTGCTTTACTATGCCGTCAGGCACTGGCAAGCCCACTTCCGGGCATCCAGCCTCTAtgctgatggggagctgGTTTTGGGCAAGGACTTTGTCGAGTACTTCCCAACTTCTTGCCACTTTGGTCTGCTGGAGAGGTCGGCTTACCTCTATGGCGAGCCCGTCTCAGTCCACGTCAAGCACCATGAGTTTTCTTTGAGGGTTCAAGAGGCCTGCTTCGGCGAGCGTCACATCAGTGTCCTGCAGaccttcatcatcctcggcaaTATCCATGTTGAGGCTTCTGATGCATTGGCCGGTGCCAAATTCTTCTACAGAGCTGCCTCGCTTGGGAAGGTTATCCTTTCCACCTCCAGCTCTGTCGTTGTAACATGCACACACTACTTTCTCAAGTATACcgagaccatcaccatcacgGAGCGCACAGAGATTGTCACATGGCGTGAGGAGATGATCATTCTCATGATCCAGATCTGCAAAGGCAAGCACGGAGCCACCAGCGACACTGTTATCCGGTGGCTCGAGGTGTTGGCCAAGCTGTACATTGACATCAAGGATACCACACGGACTAGAGTCATTCAGAAGGAGATCTGGGAGATTTACATTGGCCGTTTTGGAAAGAACCACCCCAAGACGAGAGAGCTGGCCGAATACATTGGCGGCTTGGAGATTGAGTTCAAGGGTcaggtcaaggagaaggaaatcAGCTCATACGTTGGCTGGTATCTCGAAACCGCCGACGGCTTCCGAGTCGACGACCACCGGTGTATCTCGATCCTCATTCAGTTGGCCTTCTTCTACGAGTCTCAGGAGGAGTGGTTCTGGGCCGAGAGAACCTACATCACTCTCTGGAGGCGCATCACTCAGCTCTGCCGCGTCCACACCACCATTGAGCTGCACATCAGCAAGCTCGAGATTGCTATCAAGTATGTCAAGTTCCTCAGGAGAATTGGTCGGTATGAGGAGGCCTCAAACATTCTCATCTGCTTGTGGGTGGAGTATGAGCACCACAAGTTTGAGGAGTTGGCCATCATTGTCCTTCTCAAGGAGATTGGGGTGCTCTTCAAGGCGTGTGGTCTTCTTCAGATTGCCATCTCGGTGTTTGGAAAGGTCTGGGGGTGgttcaagggcaagggcaagtgTGACCACAAGGATGCACACGAGActaccatcctcatcaccgaggttgtcgaggagATCGCCGagaccacgaccaccaccaagaccacaaccacaactaCAACTGAGGTCACTGAGACCATCATCCGGGAGGTCTTTGTCGCGCACTACGAGCGATGCAAAGGGGGTAAGGTGGATGAGGCGTTCTTCAAATCTTGCTTGGCGCTCATTAATCTCTACATCAAGATTGGACACTGGTCCAAGGCAGAGGTCATCATCACGCAGTCGCTTGAGATCACCTGGAAGGCTATCCTGACCGCAGAGGTCACCATCAAGCTGTCGGAGCGCTTTGTCACAGAGTGCATCTTGGTTGCCAGACGCCTTGCTGTCTGCTACCACCGTCAGTACCTCTTTGAGAAGGCTGAAGCCATCTACTTGCGCATTTTCCGCGCTTGCTTGATCTCCCTTCAAATGGAAGATGTGAGGACCGAAGAGTCTCTCGCCGTGCTCATCTGCTTCTACGAggagcaccaccgccatgaGAAGATCATTGAGCTGTTCATCGAGATTCTTGCCAAGTACCGCAAGCACCTCGGCCACACTCATCGTctcaccatcaagatcatgTACTCCTTGGCAGCCCACTACATGCTTCTGGGACGCAAGGAGGGCTATGACATCTACATTGAGATTgtcgccatcctcaacaagGGCCGGAAACACTGCCATCACGATGCCATCAAGGCTGCTGTGATCCTGATCCACTTCTACAAGGAGAGACAGCGATGGGCTGAGCTTCAGCAGATTTGCTGCGTCCTCTGGGAGACGATTATCCACTGCCACAAGGAGATCCGCTTCGAGCAAGAGACACTCATTCTGGTTTATGAGGCTTACACGCACGTGCTGGAGTTTCATGCCAAAGTCGAGTGGTCCATCCTCTATGAGATCTCGGTCAAGTTTCGTGAGGTTGTCACAGTCTGTTTTGGGACCGAAGcctacatcatcatcacagcaATGATTGCTTTGGCCAAGGTTTGCGAGAAGAATCACAAGCATCACCATGAGGCTGTCACGATTTACGAGGAGGTCATCACACGGATCAAGACCACCAAGACAACCACCGTGACAGAGACGGAGACGACCGTCACCACAGTCAAGAAGCGCCTTTCAAAGGTCTATGTTACGATCATCACTTCTGGCGGTGCCACTACAACCACCACTCTTGACAGGGCCATTGAGCTGTGTTATGAGGCGTACCTCCACCTCAAGCTCACGCTCGGCTGCTGGCACCAGGAGACATTGCTCAAACTGAAGGATGTTATCGTTCTCTACTTgaggcttggtggtgagaagtCGCATGTGAGGATCGTGGAGCTGCTCCAAATCGCCTTCGTTGAGATCATCTCCGAGAAAGAGTGCAAGTCTGCTGACTTGTATTATGCCGCCGtgaccctctcctccatctttgTCACCGCCGAGATCGTCCAGCACGGCTTCAAGCTGGTCCGACAGCTCCGCCACCTCGCCATCTTTGGCAGGTATGAGTTCGAGGGCAGCGTCGAGATCGTCGTCAAGTACAACAAGACCATCAGCAAGACCGCCCTCGTCTTTCTCCTTGCCTTCCAGCACAGCCTCACCGACAACAACGCCTTGACCTTCACCGAGCTGATGGCCATGGCACTTTGTGAGATCACCCTCTACGAGGCCTATAAGCGGGAGACGGAGTCCAAGACCAGCAGGACCACCTTTGTCCTCGACTACGGCGCCAAGCTCCGCGCTTTCTGGATTGAGCAGAAGCAAGAGCACATGTGCGCTGTCCTCGACCAGAGGctcttccacatcttcaaGACCAAGTTTGGAggcttcatcaccacccacgaCGACTTCACTCGCATCTATTACCTCGCTGTGCTCGCCTACCTTCAGCAAGATCTCAAGAAGATTGACTTTAACGCCGTTGCTTGCAAAGCCGGTAACGACAAGGTCGCCTCTTTGCTCAAGGGGGGCGAGTGGAAGAAGGCACTCGAAGTGGCTCGGTGCACCTTCTACTTTGCCCACAGGCAGGGCTACTACAGCGACTTGACCCGTGTGCACTACGCCTACAAGCTGGCGGAGTACATGGCCGGCATCGACGTCCCTCGGCCCAACGACGCCAAACTCTGGGAGGAATACCTCCGCCTCTCACGAGAGATGACCAAGGAAGCGttcgccatcctcaaggacaagaacatTGAGCTCATCCGCCTCAAGTACGAGGACATTAGCGGCATCGTCAGACTCCTTGGCAGCCAGCAGAATTTTGTCGAGCTGGagtccctcctcctcaagctctgGAAGTCGCGCGAGGTGCAAAAGAACTGGAACGCCGAAAGGGTGCTGGCAGTGGGTAAGATGTTGGTTCACGCTCACGTTGCCGCGAAACACGTCCCTGCCGCCATCGACCTCTGCGAGACAATGTGCTACAACCTCCGTCGGTCCCGTGGCGTTCTCGACCCGGTTACTGTCGAGATGCAAAGGATGCTGGCGGAGCTGtacaccaccaaccagcgTGTAGACCGGTGCATGACGATCCACGAGCAAATCCTCCGCGAAATCGAGGCTGCCCTTCGCGACTACGATCAGGACGAGTCCCGCCCCGTCAGGTTATACTCCCAACCAACCTGCGGCCAACCCTACCttgaggggaagaaggcccAGGTCGGCGGCGCGACATGTGGACAGCCGTacgtggagaagaagcagcaaccTCAATTGTGCGGACAGCCTTCTCTCCAACCGGAAACCCTCGCCAAGACGGCCACCTGGCAGCTTGAATTGTTGAGACGGGCTTACTACCGACAGGGCGGGTTCATCAAGGATGAGCACGAACAAGAATTCGCCGCGCTTTGCGAGCTCTTGCAGCAGAGGCTGCTCAAAGCGGCGGGTGACAGCAATAAGGATGTCTGTGTGTTGAAGGCGCCAAAGCCGGAGAcgtgggcgagggagaggaaggaagggaagcAGGATGATTTGATTGGGGTTTATGTTGGTCCGAGAGAGAAGGATtggaggttggatggggatTCGTTTGCAAAGtattttggtgggggggagcaggaggggggaagtgtggagatgaagggggggaagaggtggagtGGGGTTGATCATGTTAATGTTGCCAGGcggtcgtggtggttgttcTGA